TTGAAGTGAAAAGGTATTAAACTTAATCTTTATCTTTGCCGTATAGATTCATCTAATTATGGAAGAAGTACCGGTTAAGAAGATAGTAGCATTAAACGGAGGTTATTGCAATAGTTTAAATCAATATTCCAGGTTTTTAACCCGGGAAGTGAACATTGGCGATATCCCCATGGGTGGTTTAAACCCAATTCGCATACAATCTATGACCACTACAGATACGATGAATACCATTGGTACTGTAGAACAAACGATAAGGATGGTTGAGTCGGGGTGCGAATATGTACGCATTACCGCTCCTAGTATGAAGGAGGCTGAAAACCTGGCGAATATTAAAAAAGAACTTCGTTATCGTGGTTATAACGTTCCCTTGGTTGCCGACATTCATTTTACGCCTAACGCAGCCGAAGCTGCGGCACGCATTGTTGAAAAGGTACGTGTTAATCCTGGTAACTATGCCGATAAAAAAAGATTTGAGAATATAGAATACACCCATCTGGCTTACCAGGCCGAGTTGGAACGCATATATAAAAAGTTTAGCCCGCTGGTAAAGATCTGTAAAGAATATGGTACGGCCATGCGTATAGGTACCAATCATGGATCTTTGTCTGACAGGATCATGAGCCAGTATGGTGATACGCCCCGGGGAATGGTAGAATCTGCTATGGAATTTATCCGCATGTGCGAGGACCTGAACTTCTACAATCTTGTCATTTCTATGAAGGCAAGTAATACCCAGATAATGGTTCAGGCTTACCGTTTGCTTGTGGAGACTATGGTTAAGGAAGGGATGAATTATCCTTTGCACCTTGGTGTTACAGAAGCAGGAGATGGCGACGATGGCCGGATAAAATCTGCTGTTGGAATTGGTACTTTGCTGGAAGATGGTCTTGGTGATACTATCAGGGTGTCCTTAACTGAAGATCCTGAATTTGAGGCACCAGTGGCAAAAGCACTGGCGGATCGTTATGTAAGGCCTGCAACTGAGGCGATAGAGAACGAGCGTATTGCTGTACTCCCGTATAATCCTTATGTGTATAATAGGAGGTTAACCCAGCCTGTACAGCATATTGGGGGGCATCATCATCCTGTGGTAATGTTAGATGTTTCTTCAAAAAACTTAAAGGATCCGTACTTTTTAACTGAAGTTGGTTATAATTATAATGCAGGTCTGGATAAATATAACATGGCCGACCAAGCCTGTGATTTGGTTTATTTGGGTGATGCCTTGCCTTCTTTTTCTTTTCCGGGGAACTTACGCCAAATTTATAATTATGATACCTGGCTTGGATTAAGGGATAAAAGCAATTGCCATCCATTGTCTATACTTGAAACCTATGCTGGCAATGCTGTAAAAGATCCT
The nucleotide sequence above comes from Pedobacter sp. MC2016-14. Encoded proteins:
- the ispG gene encoding (E)-4-hydroxy-3-methylbut-2-enyl-diphosphate synthase, translating into MEEVPVKKIVALNGGYCNSLNQYSRFLTREVNIGDIPMGGLNPIRIQSMTTTDTMNTIGTVEQTIRMVESGCEYVRITAPSMKEAENLANIKKELRYRGYNVPLVADIHFTPNAAEAAARIVEKVRVNPGNYADKKRFENIEYTHLAYQAELERIYKKFSPLVKICKEYGTAMRIGTNHGSLSDRIMSQYGDTPRGMVESAMEFIRMCEDLNFYNLVISMKASNTQIMVQAYRLLVETMVKEGMNYPLHLGVTEAGDGDDGRIKSAVGIGTLLEDGLGDTIRVSLTEDPEFEAPVAKALADRYVRPATEAIENERIAVLPYNPYVYNRRLTQPVQHIGGHHHPVVMLDVSSKNLKDPYFLTEVGYNYNAGLDKYNMADQACDLVYLGDALPSFSFPGNLRQIYNYDTWLGLRDKSNCHPLSILETYAGNAVKDPFLNLVLVNADDYDLAAIKQLDETVVLVLETSAEHGMAAQRSFFISLLEQGIVLPVIIRRTYTGVNADDMTLFAATDLGALLTDGFGDGVWINAPIEVELATVNAVSFIILQATRTRISKAEYISCPSCGRTLFDLQETTQLIRSRTDHLKGIKIGIMGCIVNGPGEMADADYGYVGAGPDRITLYRGKEVVKKNVSSANALDDLIDLIREDGNWVE